One window from the genome of Nicotiana sylvestris chromosome 9, ASM39365v2, whole genome shotgun sequence encodes:
- the LOC138877665 gene encoding uncharacterized protein, translated as MLVKKLVAEEEAEEFLKKIRAQDYSIVEQLRKTPAQISLLSLLIHSDKHRRVLMKILNEAHVPDKIIVNHLEKIASKIFEANRITFSDDEIPMEGTENNRALYLTVKCEDSVVSRVLVDNGSSGNICPLSTLQKLKIGTERIHLNSVCVRGFDGGGKDSVGDIMLELSIGPVDCTMEFQVLDVAVSYNLLLGRPWIHAAKAIPSSLHQMVKFEWDTYEIVVHGDEDLSALSLEKIPEGKCIPGPKLSSVSIMVVNEMLKNGFVPSKGLGSSLQGIVHPVRPNGNLCIFGLGFMPTEKDVKRVKNLKQKVWSLPKPVPHISKSFVKPGAEKPPTSLIPKPVVDVDEELIKRFQSLFEEVNMVEVGESSSKADVQLVGPNVKLSNCESTPLPTRKEFWYNLKLNPAKCAFGVPSGKLLGFVVSRCGIELDPSKIKAIQELPPPKNKTEGMSLLGRLNYISRFIAQLMTTCEPIFKLLKKNVAVKCTDECQEAFDKIKRHLSNPPVLVPPEPGRPLILYLTVLDNSFGCKPMPTGRLAKWKFLLTEFDIIYVTRTAMKAQALADHLAENPVDNEYEPLKTYFPDEEVMCVDEADRDEKPGWKLFFDRAANMKGVGVGVVLISETGQHYPVTAQLRFHCTNNMAEYKTCILGLRLVVDMGVQEILVLGDSDLLVYQIQGEWETRDLKLIPY; from the exons ATGCTAGTAAAGAAATTGGTCGCtgaggaagaggctgaggagttcctgaaaaaGATAAGAgcgcaggattattccattgtggagcagttaaggaaaacaccagctcagatttctcttttgtctttgTTGATACATTCAGATAAACATCGCAGGGTCTTGATGAAGATTTtaaatgaggcacacgttcctgataagatcatagtgaaccacttggaaaagatagctagcaAGATCTTCGAAGCAAATAGGATCACTTTCTCGGACGATGAAATTCCTATGGAGGGTACAGAAAACAATCGAGCTCTTTATCTCACAGTGAAGTGTGAAGATTCTGTTGTctcaagggttttggttgataatGGCTCTAGTGGGAATATTTGTCCCCTGTCTACTCTGCAAAAACTGAAGATTGGCACCGAAAGAATCCACTTGAACAGTGTGTGTGTTCGAGGCTTTGATGGGGGAGGTAAAGATTCTGTGGGAGATATAATGCTCGAATTGTCGATAGGGCCTGTTGATTGtactatggaattccaagtgttagatGTGGCTGTCTCCTACAATTTATTGTTAGGCAGGCCCTGGATACATGCTGCTAAGGCAATCCCATCTTCTctgcaccaaatggtgaagtttgaatgggacacgtatgaaatagttgtgcacggtgaTGAGGACTTGTCAGCCT TGTCTCttgagaaaattcctgaaggaaaatgcattccgGGTCCTAAGCTATCCTCCGTGTCCATCATGGTTGtgaatgaaatgttgaagaatggttttgtgccgAGCAAGGGTCTGGGCTCATCTCTACAGGGTATTGTGCATCCAGTGCGCCCCAATGGGAATCtttgtatatttggtttgggattcatgcccacagagaaggacgtgaaaagggttaaaaatctgaaacagaAGGTATGGTCGCTCCCCAAGCCCGTCCCACACATctctaagtcttttgtcaagccagggGCCGAAAAGCCTCCAACCTCCTTAATCCCAAAACCTGTGGTCGATGTTGATGAAGAGCTGATCAAGAGGTTCCAAAGTCTGTTCGAAgaggtcaatatggtagaagttggtgaaAGCTCTAGTAAAGCAGATGTGCAGCTCGTTGGCCCAAACGTGAAGCTTAGCAATTGTGAatctactcctctccccaccaggaaggagttttg gtataacctcaagctcaatccagcgaaatgtgcatttggtgtcccgTCAGGGAAGTTGCTGGGATTCGTGGTTAGTAGATGCGGAATTGAGTTAGATccatcgaagatcaaagccattcaagagttaccaccgccaaagaataaaACAGAGGGGATGAGTTTgcttggaaggttaaattacatcagcaggtttattgctcaacttatgacaacctgtgagcccatctttaagctactgaagaagaatgttgcggtcaagtgtactgacgaatgtcaagaagcatttgataagattaagAGGCACCTGTCGAATCCACCTGTActggtcccaccagagcctggaagacctttaattctctatttgacagtcttggataattcctttggttgt aagcctatgcccacgggaagactGGCGAAGTGGAAGTTTTTACTTActgagtttgacatcatctatgtgactcggaccgcgatgaaggcccaagccttggccgaccacttggccgagaatccggtggataatgaatatgagccactgaagacttattttcctgatgaagaggtcatGTGTGTTGACGAGGCTGACCGAGatgaaaagccaggttggaaactcttctttgatagagctgctaacatgaagggTGTCGGAGTAGGGGTTGTACTCATatctgaaacagggcaacactaccctgtaaCTGCCCAGCTTCGATTtcattgcaccaataatatggccgagtacaaAACATGCATTCTAGGTTTGAGGTTAGTTGTAGACATGGGAGTCCAAGAAATACTGGTTCTGGGAGATTCAGATTTGCTGGTTtatcagattcaaggagaatgggagactcgagatttgaagctcataccatactga